A stretch of DNA from Spirosoma endbachense:
TTGTGTGATGAACCTGACTGCCGCTTTGCCAGAGGGCTTCTGGAACTACCCGATGGCCGCTTTGTCATGGCTACTTACGGAGGTTTGTACTTGTTAAGTCCTGATCTTAAACCAATAAGCCGGATTGATCCTGAAGGCACCTACTTCGGCTCCTTGTATTTTGATCCGGTAACGAACCTGCTATATACGGGTCGGCGCGATCAGGATCTTATTGTTTACCGATACCAGCAGGGCAAGTTCACGGAGGACTATGTAACCCTGCCTGGCCACAACATCATGGCGATTTACCGGGATTCAATCCGCCATTGTTTATGGCTTGGCACTGATCGCGGCCTGGTTCGTTTCGACCCAGCCACCCGGAAAGCAATTCATACGTATACCGTTCGGGAAGGATTACCCGACGATGTCATTTACTGTTTGCTACCAGACCGAAAAGGGCGTTTCTGGTTAAGTACGAACAATGGACTGGCCAAGTTTTTTCCAGATGAAGGGAAAGCCAGTTCGGTAGTGTCTACGAAAGGTCGGGAATATAATAGTCATGCGGCCATGATCAGCACAGACGGGACTTTCTATTTTGGTGGCGTACATGGGCTGGATCACTTTATCCCGGATCAGTTAGAGATTTATAAAGCCAAGGTGCCGGTACGGATTGTAAGCTTTCAGGTCAATGATCAACCTTTTAAGTCCGACGGATTCGTTGGTGAAACGGGCACTGTAAATTTAACCCACCAGCAAAACACATTTTCGATTGGCCTCGCAGCATTAGATTATTTCAGCCGGGGCAAAAATCAGTTTTTCTACCATTTATCTGGTATTGACCGGGATTGGGTTCCGCTTTCCAATGCCAATCAGGTTCGCTACGCCGAGCTTTCACCCGGCAATTATGTGTTTCATGTTCGGGCGATGGATGCTCGCGGCCAACTGACTCCTATTACGAAACTACAGATAACGATTCAGCCACCCTTCTGGCAACAATGGTGGTTCTGGCTTCTGAGTTTATTACTGATTGCTTCGTTCATTGCCTTTTTGATAATTAGTTATAACCGGCAGAAACTCGCCAGACAACGGCGATTACTCACTAATACACTGGCCACTCAGGAGGAAGAACGTCGGCGTATTGCCCGAGACCTGCACGATGACGTGGGAAATACACTAGCCGCGATTAAAGGTATATTAGGAATAGCCCAGGAACGACTCACGGTAGCCACTGAAATGCCTGAAGTGGCACGCGCATACGGCCTGCTTGACAAAGCCAGTAACGACCTCCGGACCATCACCCATGATCTGATGCCCATTGAGTTCGAGAAATATGCTTTACCCGATGTTGTATCACAGCTTGTAGATCGGGCCAATCGCTCCTCTAAAACCGATTTTGAGTTTATTCTCTTTGGCGATGTTCGTCGGTTAAAACCCGAGCGCGAATTGGTTGCCTACCGAATCATTGCCGAGCTGGTTCAAAATGCGCTTAAGCACGGTGGGCCTGGATTAGCAATCGTGCAATTAGGCTATCATACCCGCCAATTAAGTCTACTTGTAGAAACTCCATTGGATAATAAACAATTGAACGTAGTTTTTTCTGATCAAATGACTACAGGAATTGGGCAAAAAAACATAACTTATCGGGCAGAATACCTGCATGCCGTATTAACTACGGATAGCAACGCTCAGAGTTATACCGTCATGCTCGACATTCCTTATGACGCAGTCGGACAACATCATTAGTATTTTAATTATTGATGACCATCGTCTGTTCAACGATGGACTGAGCCTGATGCTTGCCGATGTTCCTGACCTACTTATTGCAGGCCAGGTCTACCACAGCCGCGAAGCCACAGAACAGGTAGTCAAACTTCAGCCTGATGTTCTGATCATCGATTTTAATATGCCCGAAATTGACGGCCTTGAACTCACACGCCGACTGACAGTTGAACTGGGTACTCAACGAATTTTGATCGTGAGTATGTATGGCGAGAATCGGTATATTGAAGATTTTCGAAAAGCCGGAGCATCAGGGTATATGCTAAAAACATCCAGCAAAGATGAGTTGCTAACGGCTATCAGGTCGGTGGCGCAGGGGTTAATGTATTTCGATCCCAAACTTGCTGACAAGAAACAATTTAGCAACCACGCTGATGACGTTTTTCTGAAAAAATACAAACTATCTCCCCGTGAGGTTGAAATTATCAGGTATATAAAAGCCGGATTGAGCAGCCCTCAGATAGCGGATAAGATACACCTCAGCCAGCACACCGTTGATACCCATCGGAAGAACATTCACGCTAAACTTGGCATCAATACGATAGCCGATTTAGTACGATTCGCTGTTGAAACTGGACTATAGTCTACTCGGTCTATAAATATACCCGAATCCGGGTATTGCCCTCTCAATTAGGCTAAAGTAGCTTTGTTAAAATTCTATCCACATTGTTGGTGACCACCTGACGCATCGGTCGTCTCGCTCATACGGGACGACCTTTTTGTTTATTTACTTTCTGTCGGCTCCTACTTTCCCCTTGGCATCGGCATGACTCAGTACATTGGCAAGGATACTGTATATCAAATAATGATTTCAGGACCGTTACTGATTTAAATCAGTAACGGTCCTGAAATCAGCATCCTACTGGATCAATAGCCCTTATTTTGCTGCAATTTGGTATTGTTTCTGATTTCGGCCGTAGGAATAGGAAACAACAATTCTCTCTCTTTGAGAACAGGCCCATATGAAAACTTGTGCCCAACAAAATCATCAAATGTTCGGGTGGACTCATTGAAGGCCTTACGAAGCCTGGCCATGTCAAACCAGGTTTTATTCTCGAAGCTCAGTTCGTACCAACGCTCCCGCCAGATCGATTCCCGGAGCTGCTCTTTCGTTAAGCCGGCCAGATCAGGTAATTTCGCCCTTCGCCGAATCTTGTTAACGGCCTCGTAGGCAGCCGTGGTGGGACCAGACACTTCATTGGCCGCTTCGGCATAGATCAGCAAGACTTCCGCAAAGCGATACAAAGGCCAGTTCAGATCACTGCTGGTCGTTGTCAGATGGGCTTGCGTATCGAAATGTTTATAAATATAATACCCCCCTAAATCAATAGTCTTGCTGCGATCATTACTTAGTGTATAGCTTCGATAATAGAATTGCTTTTCCTGAGCGCGCAAATCCCCTGTTTCGTAGGACTCTACGAATTCCTTCTGGGCGAAAATAGCCCCTGTTTCATCGGAGTAAGCCGAGATTCCCTGGTTATAGGGAATGATGGACGTTTGCCAACCAGAGGGCTGAATATTCGCCGTAAACTGCACCATAAAAATATTTTCCCCAATGTTCTTTTTGGCGGGATTATGTAAATCGTCATACGTTGTAAATAAACTGTACTGATTCGACGAGATAACCTCGTTCGCCTTATCCGCTGCTTTTTTATGGTATTCGGCTCCTTTTTGTAGCGGATAGCCGGCCATGGTCAGGTAGACACTAGCTAACAGGGATTTGGCAGCCCCTGTCGAGACACGTCCGGATGCATCCAGAAACGGTAATCCAGACGATTCGGCCACCGATAAGTCATCGACAATCTGCTTATAAATACTTTCTTCATCGGACTGGCCAGGGTAGAGTGTCGGCGAATTTAAATCGATTGGCTCCAGAATCAGTGGTACTTTCCCGAATAGTTGAACCAGGTTATAGTAGTAGTAAGCCCGCAGAAAACGGGCTTCGCCCAATGCCTTCTTCCTGGCCACTTCATCCATGGCAATCGCTGGAATCCTGGCAATGGCCAGGTTTGCGTTGGCAATCCCCTTGTAGCAGCTGACCCAATACACCCGGCTATACTCATTATCCGATGTATTGGTCAAATTCCGAACGTACAGGCTATTGACGGCCTGTCCTAATTCCGTATTGGCCAAACCCGTTGCGAATTCCAGCATCATCCAGGGTGCTCCATTAAATCCACCACCAGTCGTGTTTTTTAAATTGTCATAAATGGCATTGATGGCACTGGTCGCGTGCTCCGGTTTGGTGAAATAATTGTCGGTGGTAAAATTACTTTTATCGCTTTCTGCCAGAAAATCGGAGCAAGCTGATCCTGCCAGGAATAAGCTGGCAAAAAATAGCCACTTGGTGGCGGTTTTAATTCGTATTGAAGTCATTGTGAAGGGGATAGTTTACAGGCCAATATTGAGACCAATCATAAATACTCTGGGTTTGGGATAGTCAAACGAAACGACTCCCTGATCAAAGGCACTGCCACTCGTCGATACTTCAGGGTCATAGCCCTTATATTCAGCTGTTTTCAGGAAAAAATTCTGCACGGAGGCATACACCCGTAGTCGGCTAAGCCGTATTTTTTCCGTGATCGACGGAGAGAAGTTATAGGCTAGTAATAGGTTACGCCCCCGTATAAACGAGGCATCATATATATGGCGGGTATCATCATTGGTGTCGTAGCCAGCCGATACGGGCCTTAACTGGGCAATGTGCGTATTCTGATGGTCGGGCGTCCAGGCGTTTAAGACCGTTTTGAGGCTATTCGCGATTCCCTGCCGATTTTCAGTCGGTCGCTGGGTTCTAAAGAGCACATCGTTCCCATACATAAATTGCAGGTCGACGGTGAGATCGAAGTTTTTATACTTGAAGCTGTTCAGTAACGTACCGAAGCCATCGGGAATACCTTTTCCAATAATAACTTGATCATTGTTATTGATCACCCCATCCCCGTTTGTATCCTGATACTTGACATCCCCTGGCCTTTTTAAGTATTTAGCCGCTTCAGACTCTTCGGCAGTTCCCCAGGTGCCCGCCCCCGGACGAACAAACCCAAAGAATGAACCGACTGGCTCATTTTCGCGAACGACTGTCGAGCCAATAAAAATGTCGGAACCGCCTGTTAGCTTAACCACTCTATTTTTATTGACGGAAATGTTAAACGTTGTATGCCAGGAAAAATCCCTGGTCTTTACGTTGACACTATTCACGGCGAACTCAATGCCCCGGTTTTCCATACTACCCACATTGCGGGTAACCGTTTCGTAGCCACTACTATACGGAACCGGCGCATTGAGCAGCATATCGCTGGTCAGTTTCCGGTAGACATCCACTTCAAGCGATAATCGATTTTGAAACAGACCCAGTTCGACCCCCGCATCAACCTGTTGTGTCTTTTCCCAGCGCAAGTCCGGATTGGCCAGTCGCCCTACCCCAATGCCTACCGTCCGGGCTCCCCCAAAAATGACGGCATAATTACCCAGTCCGGCCAGAGCCTGATAAGCGGTGATTTCTGAGTTTCCCGTAACGCCATAGCTGGCCCGTAGTTTCAGATTAGAAACGGCCCGAACGTTTTTCATAAAACCTTCTTCAATGACCCGCCATGCCAATGCAGCAGACGGGAAAAAGGCATACTGATTGGCCGCACCGAATTTCGATGAACCATCGATACGCCCGGTGAAGGTGACTAAGTACTTGTCTTTAAACCCATAATTCATCCGACCGAAATACGAGTTTAATCCATAACCGACTGCACTAGAGCTGGGCGCTTGTGGCACTGAACCGGCGCCTAAATTATAGAACTGAAAATAATCGTCCTGGAAGTTCTGGGTAGCCGCTCGACTGGTAAACCGATCAACATGTTGCCAGGCTATTCCTAACAACCCTGTGAGAGCATGCTGTTTGGCAAACCGTTTATTATATGTCAGATAGTTTTCAACCTGCCATGAATTATGTCGTTCATTGGTAACACTGGCCGTTCCAAGCTGATTCCGGGATATATAGTTCAGCGTACGTCCATTGTACTCATCGGTCTCCTGATTGATAATGTTGATGCCGAGTGTGGTTCGTAATTCGAGGTCTTTGGTCAGTTTAAGGTTGGCGTACACATCCCCCAGCATCGTCTGGGTTTTCAGGTAATAAAACCGATCCTTCAGAATATTGATCGGATTACCGCCCCCTTCCATACCCGGGTAGTCTTCATTGCCTGCCCATCGTCCATCTGGATACTTGACCGGAATAATGGGAAGCGCTTCCAGTACTTGTCTCATGACAATAATGCCACCATTACCCAGTGGATCGACCTGATTTTCATTTTGATCATTATAACTTAAGGAACCGCCTACTTTTATCCAGTCTTTAAGCTGGCTATCGAACACAAACCGACCGGCAAATCGCTTTAGATACGACTCCCTAACCAGGCCGTTTTCGTTCCGGTAACCCAGATAGATGCCGTAACTATCTTTAGCATTCCCCCCGGCAAAAGCCAACTGGTGGTTTTGGGTGAATGCTTTCTGAAAGGATTCATCCTGCCAGTCTGTATCGTAGAGTGGATTACCGTTCGCATCAAACAGCAAGGGATTCGTTCGTTTCAGTCTAGGGTCTTTATACTTTCCCCCCGCCCAGCCAACCGGATCGAATTTCTGGGCATTCTGATAGGCAACATCTTCTACTTGCAGAAACTCTTTGGCGTTCAGCAAAGGAATCTTACGGGGAAGTACGCCGGTACTAAAATCCGTATCATAGGTGATCCGTCCTCCAGTCTGGCTACCCCGTTTCGTCGTTACCAAAATAACGCCATTTGCGCCCCTGGCCCCGTAGATAGCCGTCGCTGAAGCGTCTTTTAGCACCTCAACGGAAGCGATATCATTCGGATTAAGGTAATCAATAGGCGTGCTGCCATTGGCTAATCCGGTAGCGTTCAGAATAACCCCGTCAATCACATAAAGTGGATTATTGGCCACACTAACGGACGTATTACCACGGATACGTATGTTGGAGCGACCGCCCGGACGTCCCGAATTGACCGATACGTTGACCCCCGTAATCCGGCCAGCCAGCCCCTGATTCAGCGAAGCGGCCGGTCGTTGCTGCAACACTTCCGCTTTGACGGTGCCAACCGCCCCCGTTAGATCCGATTTCTTCTGGACGCCATAGCCAACCACGACGACCTCATTGAGCGTTTTTTGATCGGGAGCCAGTTGCACATCAATCGTAGAACGATTCCCAACAAGTACCTCCTGATTGAGGTAGCCTACGAACGAGAAAATCAACGTAATAGTGGTTCCAGTCTCGTCTGGAATGGTCAGGCTATAGATCCCTTTGGCGTCCGTTGTCGTACCCCGGCTGGTGCCTTTCAGCATGACGCTCACGCCAGGCAAGATCTCGTTGGTCTCACTTTTTACGGTGCCTGTGATGGTTCGATTTTCGTTTTCGGGAGCACGTACCTGTAGCAAGTCAGCCGGTTGGTGATTACTATTGGCTTGTCGATTTGGTTGAGACAAGCCAGGGCCAGGGCATAATGAACTCAAAACCAACAAAAAAGCAAAAATCAGTTTGAAAGGGGGTGAAAAGTACGGATTCATCATAGTCAGTTAGTTGGGTTAAGGTGATTAACTAGGGAAGTCCTTCAAGCAGGTGTATGCTGATTGGCATGCAGATGCCGACTAGTTGGTTACAGAGTCGGCAGACTACTCAAAGTTTGTATGAGGTCGTTTTATCTTCTGCTTATTGGCTATGTTTTTCATGCAAATGCCCGTTTTTAGTAGTCGCTTCCTGCGTGCTAATGCGTTTCACAAAAAAAGCAGATAAATAAACCTAAAAGTAA
This window harbors:
- a CDS encoding sensor histidine kinase encodes the protein MRWLFFIFIALLQPSLAQQPFAIRHLTTIDGLSQGSCFYIRKDSRGFVWISSQNGLNRFDGTQFTVYRFNDRDSTTIGKGEVRGIVETPSGDLWVGTEECLNQYVRRTNTFQRIYATDRQGKRLPALQEPFFADDSTVWYASNREGIMKLNYRTGRKTNINPSVKPKFSITTEWIEHQVDQQALIYLLPMGFARYNYQTHQLTTFLTGQPTDQPIRNVAAGEHRPERLLQSIHHCHVRGPHYGHYCLAGPQGIFEFDASLTKLIRHHPLRLGISQYRLVSMDEDAQGRWWIGAEGSGVWLYDPDKMTLLREITPGATKANSLLTNQIADVYVDDLGLVWTNGDPFGVDVIFPNAYTIETLPDNPADITDLNNHPIRGLCEDEHGGIWIGTTDGGIRYYSPTTGSMKAYSAEQGVTTEGNVRQIIRTLNGQFLVVNLQGILRYDPKLDRFIQVPNPLCDEPDCRFARGLLELPDGRFVMATYGGLYLLSPDLKPISRIDPEGTYFGSLYFDPVTNLLYTGRRDQDLIVYRYQQGKFTEDYVTLPGHNIMAIYRDSIRHCLWLGTDRGLVRFDPATRKAIHTYTVREGLPDDVIYCLLPDRKGRFWLSTNNGLAKFFPDEGKASSVVSTKGREYNSHAAMISTDGTFYFGGVHGLDHFIPDQLEIYKAKVPVRIVSFQVNDQPFKSDGFVGETGTVNLTHQQNTFSIGLAALDYFSRGKNQFFYHLSGIDRDWVPLSNANQVRYAELSPGNYVFHVRAMDARGQLTPITKLQITIQPPFWQQWWFWLLSLLLIASFIAFLIISYNRQKLARQRRLLTNTLATQEEERRRIARDLHDDVGNTLAAIKGILGIAQERLTVATEMPEVARAYGLLDKASNDLRTITHDLMPIEFEKYALPDVVSQLVDRANRSSKTDFEFILFGDVRRLKPERELVAYRIIAELVQNALKHGGPGLAIVQLGYHTRQLSLLVETPLDNKQLNVVFSDQMTTGIGQKNITYRAEYLHAVLTTDSNAQSYTVMLDIPYDAVGQHH
- a CDS encoding response regulator yields the protein MTQSDNIISILIIDDHRLFNDGLSLMLADVPDLLIAGQVYHSREATEQVVKLQPDVLIIDFNMPEIDGLELTRRLTVELGTQRILIVSMYGENRYIEDFRKAGASGYMLKTSSKDELLTAIRSVAQGLMYFDPKLADKKQFSNHADDVFLKKYKLSPREVEIIRYIKAGLSSPQIADKIHLSQHTVDTHRKNIHAKLGINTIADLVRFAVETGL
- a CDS encoding RagB/SusD family nutrient uptake outer membrane protein, producing the protein MTSIRIKTATKWLFFASLFLAGSACSDFLAESDKSNFTTDNYFTKPEHATSAINAIYDNLKNTTGGGFNGAPWMMLEFATGLANTELGQAVNSLYVRNLTNTSDNEYSRVYWVSCYKGIANANLAIARIPAIAMDEVARKKALGEARFLRAYYYYNLVQLFGKVPLILEPIDLNSPTLYPGQSDEESIYKQIVDDLSVAESSGLPFLDASGRVSTGAAKSLLASVYLTMAGYPLQKGAEYHKKAADKANEVISSNQYSLFTTYDDLHNPAKKNIGENIFMVQFTANIQPSGWQTSIIPYNQGISAYSDETGAIFAQKEFVESYETGDLRAQEKQFYYRSYTLSNDRSKTIDLGGYYIYKHFDTQAHLTTTSSDLNWPLYRFAEVLLIYAEAANEVSGPTTAAYEAVNKIRRRAKLPDLAGLTKEQLRESIWRERWYELSFENKTWFDMARLRKAFNESTRTFDDFVGHKFSYGPVLKERELLFPIPTAEIRNNTKLQQNKGY
- a CDS encoding SusC/RagA family TonB-linked outer membrane protein; translation: MMNPYFSPPFKLIFAFLLVLSSLCPGPGLSQPNRQANSNHQPADLLQVRAPENENRTITGTVKSETNEILPGVSVMLKGTSRGTTTDAKGIYSLTIPDETGTTITLIFSFVGYLNQEVLVGNRSTIDVQLAPDQKTLNEVVVVGYGVQKKSDLTGAVGTVKAEVLQQRPAASLNQGLAGRITGVNVSVNSGRPGGRSNIRIRGNTSVSVANNPLYVIDGVILNATGLANGSTPIDYLNPNDIASVEVLKDASATAIYGARGANGVILVTTKRGSQTGGRITYDTDFSTGVLPRKIPLLNAKEFLQVEDVAYQNAQKFDPVGWAGGKYKDPRLKRTNPLLFDANGNPLYDTDWQDESFQKAFTQNHQLAFAGGNAKDSYGIYLGYRNENGLVRESYLKRFAGRFVFDSQLKDWIKVGGSLSYNDQNENQVDPLGNGGIIVMRQVLEALPIIPVKYPDGRWAGNEDYPGMEGGGNPINILKDRFYYLKTQTMLGDVYANLKLTKDLELRTTLGINIINQETDEYNGRTLNYISRNQLGTASVTNERHNSWQVENYLTYNKRFAKQHALTGLLGIAWQHVDRFTSRAATQNFQDDYFQFYNLGAGSVPQAPSSSAVGYGLNSYFGRMNYGFKDKYLVTFTGRIDGSSKFGAANQYAFFPSAALAWRVIEEGFMKNVRAVSNLKLRASYGVTGNSEITAYQALAGLGNYAVIFGGARTVGIGVGRLANPDLRWEKTQQVDAGVELGLFQNRLSLEVDVYRKLTSDMLLNAPVPYSSGYETVTRNVGSMENRGIEFAVNSVNVKTRDFSWHTTFNISVNKNRVVKLTGGSDIFIGSTVVRENEPVGSFFGFVRPGAGTWGTAEESEAAKYLKRPGDVKYQDTNGDGVINNNDQVIIGKGIPDGFGTLLNSFKYKNFDLTVDLQFMYGNDVLFRTQRPTENRQGIANSLKTVLNAWTPDHQNTHIAQLRPVSAGYDTNDDTRHIYDASFIRGRNLLLAYNFSPSITEKIRLSRLRVYASVQNFFLKTAEYKGYDPEVSTSGSAFDQGVVSFDYPKPRVFMIGLNIGL